One genomic window of Flexivirga oryzae includes the following:
- the rpoB gene encoding DNA-directed RNA polymerase subunit beta yields MAASRTATQSLSSAKTASGRLSFAKIREPLEVPDLLALQTDSFDWLLGNERWQARVAEAKDAGKVDVPDRSGLEEIFEEISPIEDFSGSMSLSFRDHRFEEVKYSIEECKERDMTYAAPLFVTAEFINSGTGEIKSQTVFMGDFPLMTDRGTFIINGTERVVVSQLVRSPGVYFERSLDKTSDKDVYTAKIIPSRGAWLEFEVDKRDQVGVRVDRKRKQSVTVLLKALGWTEAQILEEFGDYESIRQTLEKDHTASQDEALLDIYRKLRPGEPPTREAAQNLLDNLYFNGKRYDLAKVGRYKIDKKLGLEASINDSTLSVDDIVATIKYLVALHAGQEALPGRRDGEDVELRVEVDDIDHFGNRRIRNVGELIQNQVRTGLSRMERVVRERMTTQDVEAITPQTLINIRPVVASIKEFFGTSQLSQFMDQNNPLSGLTHKRRLNALGPGGLSRDRAGMEVRDVHPSHYGRMCPIETPEGPNIGLIGSLASYGRINAFGFIETPYRKVSAGRVTDEIHYLSADEEDNFVIAQANAALTDDNHFAEERVLVRTRGGEASDVPADEVDYMDVSARQMVSAATALIPFLEHDDTSRALMGANMQRQAVPLVQSEAPLVGTGMEQRAALDSGDVVRAEKAGVVTEVSADLVTVLNDDGTQTTYRISKFIRSNAGNCYNHRVVVNGGDRVEAGAVIADGPATDGGEMALGKNLLVAFMSWEGHNFEDAIILSQRLVQDDTLSSIHIEEHEIDARDTKLGPEEITRDIPNVSEDVLADLDERGIIRIGAEVRDGDLLVGKVTPKGETELTPEERLLRAIFGEKAREVRDTSMKVPHGETGTVIGVKVFDREEGDELPPGVNQLVRVYVANKRKITDGDKLAGRHGNKGVISKILPVEDMPFLEDGTPVDVVLNPHGVPRRMNLGQILELHLGWSASRGWKIDGNPDFAKQIAPDAQEAPPWSRVASPVFDGASEDVITGLLDATLPTRDGVRLVDHTGKTQLFDGRSGEPFPEPVSVGYMYILKLHHLVDDKIHARSTGPYSMITQQPLGGKAQFGGQRFGEMEVWALEAYGAAYALQELLTIKSDDVTGRVKVYEAIVKGENIPEPGIPESFKVLIKEMQSLCLNVEVLSSDGSLIDLRDSDQEVFRAAEELGIDLSRREPSSVEEV; encoded by the coding sequence TTGGCTGCCTCGCGCACTGCGACCCAATCCCTCTCCTCGGCAAAGACGGCCTCCGGCCGTCTGTCGTTCGCCAAGATCCGCGAACCGCTGGAAGTCCCTGATCTGCTTGCTCTGCAGACCGACAGCTTCGACTGGCTGCTCGGCAACGAGCGTTGGCAGGCCCGTGTGGCCGAAGCCAAGGACGCCGGCAAGGTCGACGTCCCGGACCGGTCCGGCCTGGAGGAGATCTTCGAGGAGATCTCCCCGATCGAGGACTTCTCCGGATCGATGAGCCTGTCCTTCCGCGACCACCGGTTCGAGGAAGTCAAGTACTCCATCGAGGAGTGCAAGGAACGCGACATGACCTATGCCGCGCCGTTGTTCGTCACCGCCGAGTTCATAAACTCCGGCACCGGTGAGATCAAGAGCCAGACCGTCTTCATGGGCGACTTCCCGCTCATGACCGACCGCGGCACCTTCATCATCAACGGCACCGAGCGTGTCGTCGTCTCCCAGCTGGTCCGCAGCCCGGGCGTCTACTTCGAGCGTTCGCTCGACAAGACCTCGGACAAGGACGTCTACACCGCCAAGATCATCCCGAGCCGCGGTGCGTGGCTGGAGTTCGAGGTCGACAAGCGCGACCAGGTCGGCGTGCGTGTCGACCGCAAGCGCAAGCAGTCGGTGACCGTGCTGCTCAAGGCGCTCGGCTGGACCGAGGCGCAGATCCTGGAGGAGTTCGGCGACTACGAGTCCATCCGGCAGACGCTGGAGAAGGACCACACCGCCAGCCAGGACGAGGCGCTGCTGGACATCTACCGCAAGCTGCGCCCGGGCGAGCCGCCGACCCGCGAGGCCGCCCAGAACCTGCTGGACAACCTCTACTTCAACGGCAAGCGCTACGACCTGGCCAAGGTCGGCCGCTACAAGATCGACAAGAAGCTCGGTCTCGAGGCCTCCATCAACGACAGCACGCTGTCGGTCGACGACATCGTCGCCACGATCAAGTACCTCGTGGCGCTGCACGCCGGCCAGGAGGCCCTGCCGGGCCGCCGCGACGGCGAGGACGTCGAGTTGCGCGTCGAGGTCGACGACATCGACCACTTCGGCAACCGCCGCATCCGCAACGTCGGCGAGCTCATCCAGAACCAGGTCCGCACGGGTCTGTCCCGGATGGAGCGCGTCGTGCGTGAGCGTATGACGACCCAGGACGTCGAGGCGATCACGCCGCAAACGCTGATCAACATCCGGCCGGTCGTCGCCTCCATCAAGGAGTTCTTCGGCACCAGCCAGCTGTCGCAGTTCATGGACCAGAACAACCCGCTGTCGGGCCTGACGCACAAGCGTCGGCTGAACGCCCTCGGCCCGGGTGGTCTGTCCCGTGACCGCGCCGGCATGGAGGTCCGCGACGTCCACCCGAGCCACTACGGCCGCATGTGCCCGATCGAGACCCCTGAGGGTCCGAACATCGGTCTGATCGGCTCGCTGGCGTCATACGGCCGGATCAACGCCTTCGGTTTCATCGAGACGCCGTACCGCAAGGTCAGCGCCGGCCGGGTCACCGACGAGATCCACTACCTGTCCGCCGACGAGGAGGACAACTTCGTCATCGCGCAGGCCAACGCGGCGCTGACCGACGACAACCACTTCGCGGAGGAGCGCGTCCTGGTCCGCACCCGCGGTGGTGAGGCGAGCGACGTGCCGGCCGACGAGGTCGACTACATGGACGTGTCCGCGCGCCAGATGGTGTCGGCCGCGACCGCGCTGATCCCGTTCCTGGAGCACGACGACACCTCGCGTGCGCTGATGGGCGCCAACATGCAGCGTCAGGCCGTGCCGCTGGTGCAGTCCGAGGCTCCGCTGGTCGGCACCGGTATGGAGCAGCGCGCCGCGCTCGACTCCGGTGACGTCGTCCGCGCCGAGAAGGCCGGCGTCGTGACCGAGGTCTCCGCCGACCTGGTGACCGTCCTCAACGACGACGGCACCCAGACGACCTACCGGATCAGCAAGTTCATCCGCTCCAACGCGGGTAACTGCTACAACCACCGCGTGGTCGTCAACGGTGGCGACCGGGTCGAGGCGGGTGCGGTCATCGCCGACGGTCCCGCGACCGACGGTGGCGAGATGGCGCTCGGCAAGAACCTCCTCGTGGCGTTCATGTCCTGGGAGGGTCACAACTTCGAGGACGCCATCATCCTGTCCCAGCGTCTGGTGCAGGACGACACGCTCTCTTCGATCCACATCGAGGAGCACGAGATCGACGCCCGCGACACCAAGCTGGGTCCGGAGGAGATCACCCGCGACATCCCCAACGTCAGCGAGGACGTCCTCGCCGACCTGGACGAGCGCGGCATCATCCGGATCGGTGCGGAGGTCCGTGACGGCGACCTGCTGGTCGGCAAGGTCACCCCGAAGGGTGAGACCGAGCTGACCCCGGAGGAGCGCCTGCTCCGCGCGATCTTCGGTGAGAAGGCGCGCGAGGTGCGCGACACCTCGATGAAGGTCCCGCACGGCGAGACCGGCACCGTCATCGGCGTCAAGGTCTTCGACCGCGAGGAGGGTGACGAGCTGCCGCCGGGTGTCAACCAGCTGGTGCGCGTCTACGTCGCCAACAAGCGCAAGATCACCGACGGCGACAAGCTCGCCGGCCGGCACGGCAACAAGGGCGTCATCTCCAAGATCCTGCCGGTCGAGGACATGCCGTTCCTGGAGGACGGCACCCCGGTCGACGTCGTGCTCAACCCGCACGGTGTGCCGCGGCGGATGAACCTCGGCCAGATCCTGGAGCTGCACCTCGGCTGGTCCGCCTCGCGCGGCTGGAAGATCGACGGCAACCCCGACTTCGCCAAGCAGATCGCGCCGGACGCCCAGGAGGCTCCGCCGTGGTCGCGCGTCGCGTCGCCGGTTTTCGACGGTGCGTCCGAGGACGTCATCACCGGTCTGCTCGACGCGACGTTGCCGACGCGCGACGGTGTGCGGCTGGTGGACCACACCGGCAAGACCCAGCTCTTCGACGGCCGCTCCGGCGAGCCGTTCCCGGAGCCGGTGTCGGTGGGTTACATGTACATCCTGAAGCTCCACCACCTGGTCGACGACAAGATCCACGCACGCTCCACCGGCCCCTACTCGATGATCACCCAGCAGCCGCTCGGCGGTAAGGCCCAGTTCGGTGGCCAGCGCTTCGGTGAGATGGAGGTCTGGGCACTGGAGGCGTACGGCGCCGCCTACGCCCTGCAGGAGCTGCTGACGATCAAGTCGGACGACGTGACCGGCCGCGTGAAGGTCTACGAGGCGATCGTCAAGGGCGAGAACATCCCCGAGCCCGGCATCCCCGAGTCGTTCAAGGTGCTGATCAAGGAGATGCAGTCGCTGTGCCTCAACGTCGAGGTGCTCTCCAGCGACGGCAGCCTGATCGACCTGCGCGACTCCGACCAGGAGGTCTTCCGCGCGGCGGAGGAGCTCGGCATCGACCTGAGCCGGCGCGAGCCGAGCAGCGTCGAGGAAGTCTGA